In Rhodanobacter humi, the following are encoded in one genomic region:
- the eda gene encoding bifunctional 4-hydroxy-2-oxoglutarate aldolase/2-dehydro-3-deoxy-phosphogluconate aldolase → MNSTDHKQTVLAEILALAPVVPVVIVDELAHAVPMARALVAGGIRSIEVTLRTPVALDAIRAIAAEVEGAVVGVGTVLDAAQLEAARQAGARFAVSPGVSPKLLDAADASALPLLPGVATAGEAMSLLERGYKHLKLFPAVPVGGAKLLAAWASPLPQIRFCPTGGISLASAPDFLALPNVACVGGSWLTPKDKLQAGDWAGIELLAREAAALR, encoded by the coding sequence ATGAACAGCACCGACCACAAGCAGACCGTCCTCGCCGAAATCCTCGCGCTCGCCCCGGTGGTGCCGGTGGTGATCGTCGACGAGCTGGCCCATGCCGTGCCGATGGCGCGCGCGCTGGTCGCCGGCGGCATCCGCAGCATCGAGGTGACGCTGCGCACGCCGGTGGCGCTGGACGCGATCCGCGCCATCGCCGCCGAGGTGGAAGGCGCGGTGGTGGGCGTGGGCACCGTGCTCGACGCCGCGCAGCTCGAAGCCGCGCGCCAGGCCGGCGCGCGCTTCGCGGTGTCGCCCGGCGTCTCGCCGAAACTGCTCGACGCCGCCGACGCCAGCGCGTTGCCGCTGCTGCCCGGCGTGGCCACTGCGGGCGAGGCGATGAGCCTGCTCGAACGCGGCTACAAGCACCTGAAGCTGTTTCCCGCCGTGCCCGTGGGCGGCGCGAAACTGCTGGCCGCCTGGGCCAGCCCGCTGCCGCAGATCCGCTTCTGCCCCACCGGCGGCATCAGCCTCGCCAGCGCGCCGGATTTCCTCGCCCTGCCCAACGTGGCCTGCGTGGGCGGCTCCTGGCTCACGCCCAAGGACAAGCTGCAGGCCGGCGACTGGGCCGGCATCGAACTGCTGGCGCGCGAGGCGGCGGCGCTGCGCTGA
- a CDS encoding PhzF family phenazine biosynthesis protein, whose protein sequence is MNATHTVRFRQVDVFSAVPFKGNPLAVVFDADGLDTARMQAIARWTNLSETTFLLQPDDPDADYRVRIFTTGGELPFAGHPTLGTAHALRESGYRPRRPGRLVQQCGVGLIELSERDDGCWAFAAPPARITPSPVAGHAELARALHSDAIDFAAPPCTVDNGAPWLMVRMQSAADCLALQPDIAALAPVTRAAGTDGLAIYGPHAAGGPTDFELRCLMTGGSFGVGEDPVTGSANAALACLLDAQGRRPAASYSVRQGTALQRDGRVAIEHDGDGRIWIGGACVTVIEGSFRY, encoded by the coding sequence ATGAACGCCACGCACACCGTTCGTTTTCGCCAGGTCGACGTGTTCAGCGCCGTGCCGTTCAAGGGCAACCCGCTGGCCGTGGTGTTCGACGCCGACGGCCTCGACACCGCGCGGATGCAGGCCATCGCGCGCTGGACCAACCTGTCGGAAACCACCTTCCTGCTGCAACCGGATGATCCGGATGCGGACTACCGCGTGCGCATCTTCACCACCGGCGGCGAGCTGCCGTTCGCGGGGCATCCCACCCTGGGCACGGCGCATGCGCTGCGCGAAAGCGGCTATCGGCCGCGCCGTCCGGGTCGGCTGGTGCAGCAATGCGGCGTGGGCCTGATCGAGCTGAGCGAGCGCGATGACGGCTGCTGGGCTTTCGCCGCGCCACCCGCGCGCATCACGCCGTCGCCGGTGGCTGGGCATGCCGAGTTGGCGCGTGCGTTGCACAGCGATGCGATCGATTTCGCCGCGCCACCCTGCACCGTCGACAACGGTGCTCCGTGGCTGATGGTGCGCATGCAATCGGCCGCCGACTGCCTGGCCCTGCAGCCGGACATCGCGGCGCTCGCGCCGGTGACGCGGGCCGCCGGCACCGACGGGCTGGCCATCTACGGGCCGCACGCCGCCGGCGGCCCGACCGACTTCGAGCTGCGCTGCCTGATGACCGGAGGCAGTTTCGGCGTGGGCGAAGATCCCGTCACCGGCAGCGCCAATGCCGCCCTGGCCTGCCTGCTGGACGCGCAGGGCAGGCGTCCCGCGGCAAGCTATTCGGTGCGCCAGGGCACGGCGCTGCAGCGCGACGGTCGCGTGGCGATCGAGCACGACGGAGACGGCCGCATCTGGATCGGCGGCGCCTGCGTCACCGTGATCGAGGGCAGTTTCCGCTATTGA
- a CDS encoding MFS transporter, whose amino-acid sequence MSSATPQASPLAHRDFRLLFAGSSISALGDQFTLVALPWLVLKLTGSPAALGLVLAAMALPRAAFMLIGGAVVDRLSPRRVLLWARAINAVLIGMLTLLVFAGAIRMPVVYALALGIGLSTAFAYPAGSALLPSLLPPQLLPSANALMMGARQLSLFVGPGLAGLVIGAGAAPATAHGVVDAGGLGMAFAVDTASFLVSLASLLLIRQRDDVHARVIEGHVLANVLGGLRAIWADLPLRAFVLYVAVVSVFVGGPLQVGLPVLADTRLDHGAASLGILMTANGGGMLVGGFLSGWVSRIARGQLGLMILCIDSLAGLALAALAFDHSTVMGAALLATTGLLAGIAQIAVVSWIQRRVPPAMMGRTMSVLMFAFMGLGPLSAALAGSLLKLVSLPAMFAAAGLALTAIALTCMSSPALRAIGTPLRVPATE is encoded by the coding sequence ATGTCCTCCGCGACTCCCCAAGCTTCGCCGCTCGCCCATCGCGACTTCCGCCTGCTGTTCGCCGGCAGCTCGATCTCCGCGCTGGGCGACCAGTTCACCCTGGTCGCGTTGCCGTGGCTGGTGCTCAAGCTCACCGGGAGCCCGGCCGCGCTGGGCCTGGTGCTGGCGGCGATGGCGCTGCCGCGTGCGGCCTTCATGCTGATCGGCGGCGCGGTGGTGGACCGGCTCTCGCCGCGCCGCGTGCTGCTGTGGGCGCGCGCGATCAATGCCGTGCTGATCGGCATGTTGACGCTGCTGGTTTTCGCCGGCGCGATCCGCATGCCCGTGGTCTACGCGCTGGCGCTGGGCATCGGCCTGTCCACCGCGTTCGCCTACCCGGCCGGTTCCGCGCTGCTGCCCAGCTTGTTGCCGCCGCAGCTGCTGCCATCGGCGAATGCGCTGATGATGGGTGCGCGCCAGTTGAGCCTGTTCGTGGGGCCGGGCCTGGCCGGCCTGGTAATCGGCGCCGGCGCCGCGCCTGCCACGGCACATGGCGTGGTGGACGCCGGCGGGCTCGGCATGGCGTTCGCCGTCGATACCGCGAGCTTCCTCGTGTCGCTGGCCTCGCTGCTGCTGATCCGCCAGCGCGACGACGTGCATGCACGCGTCATCGAAGGCCACGTGCTCGCGAACGTGCTGGGCGGCCTGCGCGCGATCTGGGCCGACTTGCCGCTGCGCGCTTTCGTGCTCTACGTGGCGGTGGTGTCGGTGTTCGTGGGCGGCCCGCTGCAGGTGGGCTTGCCGGTGCTGGCCGACACGCGGCTGGACCACGGCGCCGCGTCGCTCGGCATCCTGATGACCGCGAACGGCGGCGGCATGCTGGTCGGCGGTTTCCTGTCCGGCTGGGTCAGCCGAATCGCACGCGGACAATTGGGCCTGATGATCCTGTGCATCGACAGCCTCGCCGGCCTGGCGCTGGCCGCGCTGGCCTTCGATCACTCCACCGTGATGGGCGCGGCCCTGCTGGCCACCACGGGCCTGCTCGCCGGCATCGCGCAGATCGCCGTCGTCAGCTGGATCCAGCGGCGCGTGCCGCCGGCGATGATGGGTCGCACGATGAGCGTGCTGATGTTCGCCTTCATGGGCCTGGGGCCGTTGTCGGCGGCGCTCGCCGGCAGCCTGCTGAAGCTGGTGTCACTGCCCGCGATGTTTGCGGCCGCGGGACTCGCGCTCACGGCGATCGCGTTGACCTGCATGAGCAGCCCGGCGTTGCGCGCGATCGGCACGCCGTTGCGCGTGCCGGCAACAGAGTGA